A region of the Scatophagus argus isolate fScaArg1 chromosome 19, fScaArg1.pri, whole genome shotgun sequence genome:
GAACAGACAGCAACACATTATCACTTCAAGGTGAGCTGAGCACAAATACAATCTGCATTTAAACAGGACAACTGTTTAGCTGTCAGAACTACCTAAACATGTGTCACACTGAGCTGtccttctctgtccttctctgtttctctcacttttcACAGGAAGACCATCACAGCTCTGTCCTTCTCCCCTGATGGCAAGTACTTGGTCACAGGAGAGGTGAGCCTTCTTACTGTCCATGTATTCAACATCttatttctgtttgcatttggaCTTCtatttgctttctgttgtttctgtctgcatgttgtATTTAGCCAGTTGGAGCCTTCTAGATTGCTGTTTTGCACAGTGTAAAGGAGTCATCGTGTTTGATTAAGAACTTCCCAGCAGGATATCAATCTGCAGTAACTGAACCCAAAACTGAGTTCCCTCTTGTTCTTGCGTCAGTCCAGCATCTGCAGTTATGTTGTAGTTACAGTAGTTGTGTGTGCCTCAACACGACTGTCTTAATCCGCCCTAGCCAATCAAAGCCGATTAAAGACTTCTCCGTGTAAGTGGATGAGCATGCAGTAGTTGCCATGACGGCAGAGAGCAAAGTTCAAAAGACCATGAGCATAGGCTATTCTGCTGCCATTTTAAGAGGAACCAAATACAAATTTCATAGTTTATGAATCACAGTTGCATGGCTTTTATGATGCTATAAAAAGAGAAGAGTTTAAGATATTCTTGAGTGTAACAATCCGAtattgaaataatgaaatatccCTCCCACACAAATTCATTCACCACACACAAGCTAATTTACATCAAGGATAAGCCAGCAGCAGACATGTATATCttgttcatttgtctttcttttttctctctttctacttTGAATGCAGCTCATCCATTCAGTGTCCTTCAGGCTGCCTCTCTTCTCACCTACTGACTCTGACCTTTGAAAGGTCACTCCACCATATTAGAATAAGAGACACAAATAGCCTGCTGACCTTTTGATCCCTTAGAGAGAATAATGTGAACAGGTCCAGGGACATACAGGTCCAGGGACATGTCACTGTATACAGtgagcagaggacagagaggattaTCTGTTACAGAGCTGGTTGGCCTGACCAGTGACTGCTTTGTGTTGTCAAAAAAACCCCTGATGCAATATGGAACTTAAACATCAGCATGAATACTTTCTTTTTAACTATTTTCCCTTTATTAACTTCCACCCGCCCACACacatctctctttcctttccacCAGAGTGGTCACCTTCCAGCAGTGAGACTATGGGACGTGGCAGAGCGAAGACAGGTGGCAGAGCTTCAGATGCATAAATATGGCATCTCGTGCGTGGCTTTTTCCCCCAACAGCAAATATATTGTTAGTGTGGGAAACCAGCATGACATGATTGTTAACGTCTGGGCGTGGAAGGTGAGTTGATGTCACTGTCGGCAactgattagcttagcatagcataaacGGGGGGACACAGATAGAATGGCTCTATCCAGACATTTTGTACCTTTGAACCAAATCTGGATTTGAACGTGTACTATTGTGTTGTTCTCTTGCAGAAAGATGTAATAGTGGCAGCCAACAAGGTGTCCAGTAAGGTGACTGGCGTGTCTTTTTCTGAGGACAGCTCCTACTTTGTAACTGTGGGGAACAGACATGTCAAATTCTGGTACCTGGACCACTGCAAGGCTACCAAGGTATTAtaagataatgataatgatgtgttttatgttaGTCGCAGCCTTCTCTTTGCTTTAGTACTGCTTGTGGAGATCTTTTTCTACTTTCAAAAGaatctgttttctgtctaaactTTTTAAACAGTATGAAAATTGTCCAGACATAACCAACTGGGAGTCAGAGatcctatttttattttttcagggTTGAGTGTCTTCACATCAATTTACTTCACTACTTTACAGCTGCTTACTGTTTAATCAAATAAAGACATGCTCAAATAATGAAGCggaaaataatttaataatattaGTTGCACATTAAATTGCAAAATCCTTTacttctcatttgttttttctttgtcagttttaaAGTTTGTTCTCATACTGAGAAgttctatttttaaaaaggatacacatgcacacacaaaaaaactgcacactacgcacatttaaaaaagactGGATGCTGAGGTTATGTCGACATCTACAGAAATAACAAAGTAGAATAAATGTAATCAGTATTTTGCTTTCACTTCTTCAGCCTGAACTTCATTAGCTAACTCCTTTGTGGTGTTTAGGCCAGTGCTCCTGTCCCACTGCTGGGTCGCTCGGGCCTACTGGGAGAGCTGAGGAACAACTTCTTCTGTGACGTGGCCTGTGGACGCGGCTCTACTTCTGACTCAACCTTCTGCATTACCTCCTCTGGCCTGCTGTGTGAGTTTAATAGCAAGAGGATGCTGGACAAATGGGTGGACCTACAGGTAAGTGACACAGGAAGTATTCAGTCCTGACAACAGGTTGTTTGGCTACCActacttttaattttattgattattttgcACCATATCAGAAAGATGCAGGGGATATTGACTGGGCTATGTCTAACATTCAGCAGAGGGAACAGCTAGCTGGGCTCTGTTTGAAGGTTAAAAAGTCTGCCAGCGGCTCTAAATCTCACTATGTGTCTTTACACAGCCCAGGCAGGTTAGCTTTTACctctgtttctactgtttgtGCTAAGTTAAGCAAGCAGTTTcatggctgtagcttcatatttgacacagatatgagagtgtTGTTGATCTTTTCATCCAACTCTCGGAAAGAAAGTCAATTGTATTTCTGaagtgttgaaatatttttttgaagaatattttcatttttttgtgtattttttaaaataaacgtTGCTTTTTTTTACTACCTGTGGTTGAAGTCCCAATTCTATCTTCTGAATAATCCTTTTGTGGCCAACTATTCCTTGAAAAGTGGACATTGACAAGCATGGTTTAAAAGCtaattttcattaaatgtaGAGTATGTTTATGAAAGCATTACTAAGTGCTGTGCAACCATTAATGCTTATGGTCAGCATCCAGCTGTGGAGTTTAATCAGGATGTGAAGATGAAGGTGTGTGGGTCCTTCTCCTGCCTTCTGTCAGAGGATCAGAGAGGGATTAGCAACAGGGACGAGGACAAGTACAAGATGTGTTTGGAAGTATTCCAATAAGGACGCATTTACACTGTACTACAGCCTTCTGTAACCTTTATCATTACTAACAGACAGGATGGCTCTGGACTCACTTaatcataatttatttcatttgcagGGATAGATGTTGCACATCTGTTAAGTGACCAAGCTGCATAATGATCTGATGTAACTGTTGTATCTTGCCTTGTAGACGGGCGTGGCCCagtccctgtctctgtctgagGATGTGATCTTCTGTGGCTGTGCTGATGGAACAGTGCGAACCTTCAACCCTGTTGATCTGCACTTTGTCTGCACGCTACCGCGGCCGCACCCCCTCGGCTCTGACGTCTCGGCCGTCACAGAGGCCAGGTGAGGAAGAGCTCAGGGAGTAACACAGCCTTTCCTTGGCAGGGATCCAATGCAGGATCAAATGCTCTCTATTTATAGTGCACCTTGTCTCAAGTGGAAACATTTTACAGTCCAAAAAACtccaaaaaatgtttcttttgtcttcttgtgaGGTCAACTCAGAATCTAAACTCAAAGAGGGAACTCATAAAGGAGGCCATGAGGTCACACTGTTCTCTTATTTTTTAAAGCTATAATAATGCACTCACCttaatttttttgttggttttgttttctttttactgatTTAAAACACCCGCTATTGTATTCTGTAAGGCTTACAATTTATTTAAAAGTCTTATGCTTCTGCCGTTTTCCTGTACCCCTCTACTCTTCTGGCGCTGTGTTGTTTCTCAGTGTTGACTATTTGGCAACCCCAGACAGATCTCTTACCAGTTATCTTGAGATAtgctgaacacaacacaaaatgaacttcaCTCTTGTATAATATTTTACTGATTTACATGAGAAAAATGTCATAAGCTCTGTGATAATTAAAAGGTCTAAATACAACAGAGCAAAAATGATAAATTGGTGAATATTTTGAAGTGATGTTACTTAGTGGAATGTGTTATTTTAAGTAGGAAGTATTTTAAGCTCACTGTAAGTTACTAAAGTGTGCcaaatgcacacagagatgATAGGAGTAATATAGTAATATTACGTGGGAGTTAAAAGGATAAACTGTGAATTGTTATTAGTATTATTCAGCATTTATGGCCAGtatgattattattactgattaTATGTATTATACAGTGACTAGGGATGAGGCCCACAAACAAAGCTCCAGCCCACTAGGCCTGTCCTGCTCCTGGTACTATTTTCTTTAGAAATCACCTGTTGCTGTAATTCCACCTTTACAAATTTGTTCTAATCTCTTTCCCATCAGCCACCTATTTACCACTAAATCAGACGCCCGTTACCCAGACGCCATTGCTGTTACCTATGACCCCGTCAGCCACTGGCTCAGCTGCGTATATAATGACCACAGTCTGTATGTGTGGGACGTGAGAGATGTCAACAGGGTGGGGAAGGTGCACTCTGCCCTCTTCCATGCTGCCTGTGTCTGGGACCTGGAggtaaacagaaaagaagaattGGATTATCAACACCTCTTAATCCACGCTGATGCATGTTTCTGACTCAGAGAATATTGGCAAATTGATAATTAcattgagtaaatgtatttaatattgTTTATCTTATAATCTTACTTACACTATACAGACAGAAGTGTTGGGACAGTGACCTTTACACCAAAAGGGActtgacattgcattctaaataggcattaatatggagttggtcccctctttgcagctgtaacagctttcagtcctctgggaaggctttccacaaggttttggtttgtttctgtgggaatgtttgcatattcatgcagtagagcatttgtgaggtcaggcactgatgttggatgaaaatgcctggctcacaatctctgttccagttcatcccaaagttgttggatggggttgaggtcagagctctgcGTGGGcgagtcaagttcttccacaccagactcatccaatcatgtcttatggactttgctttgtgcgcaggggcacagtcatgctggaatctTCCCCAAACTctttccacaaagttggaaatatagaattgtccaaaatctctctGGAtattttgtctacatagtgtatgtgtgtgagtttataCCATTTTTACAACCAACAACAtgcatttgaaactgaaaagtgcAAAAGCTAATAATTGTTGTTTAACCTCATATAATGAATGTTCCCTAAACTCCCAACAAACTAAagcttcttctctttcctcctttctcagATGTTCCCAGATGTTCCTGGAGAATTGGGTGCTGGTCTGTCACCAGGTGCATTCCTTAGTTGCTCAGCTGATAACACCATCAGACTGTGGCACATGGACGGCTGGACACATTCTCAGAACATCCTCAGCAGTGTGAGTATGGCTTTAAACAACATTTATgttcctgtcaaaacaaaatgttgacatgTTAGAAGTAAACCATTCTGTGCCCCTCATTGCTCTGCAGAATCTCCTGAATATAATCTACATAGATGGAAACACTAGTGCCTTGCTGGATCCAGAATACACAACAAATGTGAATGCAGACAAACCAGGGGAtggacagacagcagaaaacaggaCGGGCATCAGGACCATCTGTGTGAGTCCAGACGGCAAACACCTGGCATCTGGAGATCGCAACGGGATGCTGAGGTAGGACAAGGAAGATAAAACTGAGAGATGACTTACTGAGGAGACCTCCATCCCTATAAAACGTGAATTTCTTATCTGCAGGGTTCATGACCTCAGCAGCATCGAGGAGATCCTGAAAGTGGAGGCCCATGATGCTGAGATCCTCTGTCTCGAATACAGTAAACCAGAAACTGgtgggtgtgtttgcatgtgactGTGTTAGTGAAGAATAGCTTTGTACAGGCTGTTTATATGACATGCGATTAAGTTGTCTTATCATTGCCAGGTCTGAAGCTGCTGGCCACAGCTAGCAGGGACCGTCTGATTCATGTCTTGGATGCTGAGGACGACTACAGTCTGGTGCAGACACTTGACGAGCACTCTTCATCCATAACAGCCGTCCGCTTTGCTGGTGAGCCACTTGAGGCTCTGAGACTGTCAACATCTGACAGATAATCTTTTCATAATCCTCACTTTCATCTCCATTCAGTCCCATACAAAGtccctcttttctttcactAGTAGCACTGCTTGTTTAAATAACAGATGACAACTATAGATGTATAGTCAGGTGGAGCTGTGTTTGTCAAAGTATTTTCATGCTCTTGCTTTTGgatttaattaattcatttagtCTACACTTTAGTCTACACACTAGTCTACACTTGAGACAAAGATTTGTCTCAAGTGTAGACTAAACAACCTCTTTGTCCAGAATTTTCCTTGGACTGTAATTCCTTTTAAAAGTTAAGTGTGGcatattttttgttgtcttcCAGGTCTTAGTAACTCAAGATTTTTTAGAGATTTAAAAAACTAATTCTcaaatatttgtctttgttcttcagCCAATGACAACAAGGTGAGGATGATCAGCTGTGGGGCAGATAAGAGCATCTATTTCCGCACTGCACACAAGGTAAGACACGTCTGAGCAAGATTCAACCACAGTGAAACGTGTCTCTCCACAGGTGGGATCTGTTGCAAGATGTCCAATCAATGCACATATGTGCATAAGTGACTTAAGGTATTAATGTACTGACTGAAAACAAGTGACATATATCCAAACAAGAACTACTGTATAGTTTTTGTCGAGAGTAAGATGAGAAAGTGccactgtcatgtctgtatACTAAATATCTAGCTAGAGTCTCAGCAGGCAGTTAGTAGactggaaacacaaagaaacagctaGCCTTGCCCTGTCCAAACATGAGAAAACCTGCCTTCCAGCACTTCTTAAACTCACTAATTGTTAAATCTTGTAAGTTTATTCTGtacaaaaagtgtaaaaaaaatatgtgtaaaaatgctaaatgaaaataaaaatgctgctAGCCAGGCTAAGATATTTATGAAAAAGGTATCAGTCTTTCCATCTAACTGTCGCCAAGAAACTGACAAACTGTATTTCCCACAGTGCCAAACTATTCTGTATATATGATAAGACTATTGTTTTCCTGTAACTAATatttaacaaaagcaaaatgcaaTTTGAGGATAGTTTATCTGGCAGCTATTTACTTGCTACACCCAAAATCATTTCCAGAACTTCTCATCTGATCTTTCTGGCCATTAAAGATGCAATGAGTAGCTAATCTTGGTTAAGCAATCTTTGCTGCATCATTGCTTTTGACTCAAATTCTTTGTTAATTCCTCATATTAAGGACGCATTGTGCAGACCAACAGTAATATAATCTGTTAAGCTTCTGTTTGTGAATACAACTCTACAGCATGCGCCGAAAAAAGAGCTTTTGGGCTGCAAGTTTTATAACTAAATGCGATGAAGGACACATCCTGCTGCAGCCTTTCCTCTAGATTTGCTTCTGGGTTACTGGGACAATTTTCTTTTTGGTCAGAGTTGCGTAAATTACATTCTTGTCAAACTTGAGACATGATTCAGGCCGCTGCAGTGACTCATGAATGTTGTGGAGCACAATAAACAAGGGCTTGTTAGTCCACAGTGAAACTTCTCCACAGCATCCAGAAACTGAGTAACCATTGTAGAAACTTGTTGTGACAGGCCTGTGCTCTCTCTTGGAATGTAAAGGAGCATCGTCTATGTTGTCTGCCATCGTTATATGTGTTTTAAAGGATTCTAAATTAATCATTATAGTCTTTTCTGACCATGTGTGTATGATTGGCTGTGCAAGCACTAATTTTCTGTGAACTAAACTAAATGATATGACATAGGTCAAATTAGGTCTGTCTAGTGTATTCAGCCAGCGTGACTTCAGCTGAGGCAAATACTGCATGTTTATGCTTTTTATACATTTGTAAGCGTATCAGCCATGTGTGTATTGATATTTATTCAACCTGATTTCGGTAACTTTTAGATATCTGAATGCACAGGCCATGTCCAAAGAATACAAATGCATGTAATACGTTGCAACCTCTACGACTTTTTTATATTACAGCATTAGCTGAAAGATAAATTATAACTACTGCGTTTCACCTAAAGTTTTGGGTATACACAAAATACATTGGAAAAAGAGTCAGAAAACGAAGAACATGCAAAATATAAAGGTTGAAGTTCAGTGAAGAGGAATATTTTCTAGAAAAAGCCATGTGTGTAGTGCCATTGCCACACAgcaacagggttccaggttcaaatcctggtctgggtccttctgtgtggagtttgcgtGTTCTACCTGTGCCTGCATGAGTTATAGAAATAGATGGACTTAAGTTGCTGCACAGCCAACTGTCAGTTAGttgtaatgttatttatttatttatttacaatttttaaTATGAATCCATGAAAGATACTCAAACGGAATGACATGCCTGACATGCCCAACAGACTGTGTACCAacttaaatatgaagctaacaTGACTTTGATACCATAGGTTATGTTCTAAATCTTCTGTACTTCAAATTATTTAACGTTTCCCTGAGTTTCTCTGACCTTTCCATCTAAAGCTAAAGCTGCAGCAACCTCCCTTCTCGGCACAGAGCTgacagtgtttcctgtttttaacaGACTGACAGGGGATCTGAGTTCAGGCGTTCCCATCACCTGGTGAGTAAGTCTACACTGTACGACATGAGTGTGGACCCCACCTGCAAGTACGCTGCTGTTGGCTGTCAGGACCGCTGCATCAGGTGAGTATGTgggcacatgtgtgtgtttaagataAGATCTATAAGATAGGTCTTTAGTAGTCCCGCAAAAGAGAGATTCTCATAAAGGTCTATGAGTTTCTGAAGGTCTATGAGCATagcaatgttttcttttcttcccactACAGGATTTTCAACATCAACAGTGGCAAACAGAAGAAACTTTACAAGGGATCATTGAGTGAGGATGGCAGTCTTCTCAAGGTAACATTTTCCACAACAGTCCACCTGCCTTTTCCTTCTTATACATACAGTGTGTTGACTGTAGAGCTCTTTTGTCCTGGCAGGTTCAGCTTGATCCGTCAGGTCAATACGTGGCCGCCAGCTGCTCCGataaaaacatcagcatcttTGACTTCTACACCGGGGAGTGTGTCGCCACAATGTTTGGCCATGCTGGTAAAagaacacacacctgctgggAGTAAATTATACTTACATCGCAGTAGGGGATGGCATTGATCACTTAACATTGCCTGGGAGCATTATACAACATcgtattgtttgttttgcagagaTTGTGACTGGGATGAAGTTTACCAGTGACTGCAAGCATTTGATTTCTGCATCAGGGGACAGGTGAGAAACATTCCTTTGTGTGGATTCATAGTAGTAAATTAACAAAATCTATCAAATAGGATATTAAAATTCAGGTGCATTTGTTCAAAAAAGTATTAGATCTGTATTCAAGAAAAGCTCTAATAACAATGAGATACTCAAATATGAATAGCTCACGAGAATAAAATTTCTGTAAGAAAACAGGATTGGAGCAGCACCCAAATTAAAATCAGCTTCACCCTCTGCTGCCAGAGGAAATGAGCGGGGAAATGTGTTTGTCGACAGTTTCCTCAATAGTcaagcagaaatgaaatgttgaatttttaatgCCTGAATGCTTTTATCTTCCAGCTGTATCTTTGTGTGGCGACTGGCTCCCGAGCTAACAATCAGCATGAGAGAGAAGCTCTGCCAGCTCCgccaaaacccaaacacacctcCCTGCAAGACCTCCAGTCTTaggtgaccacacacacacacacacacacacacaccatgtatTCATTGATTACATTCATTCAGTAAGCCTAGAGCTGATGATGAAGTACCCATTTCAAAGACAATGCTCATCATTTTGTCTGACTGTGTTACTGCAGGCGGGAGGTTTGTAGTGCCCCCACTCTGAGTGGTCTGTCCTCTGATAGTGACCGcgaggctgaggaggaggatggggcAGAGAACGATGACCACCACGACCCAGAAGACATTGCAACCATTACCTCCTCTGCCTCCGACAGCAGCCACGGAGAGGAGGACACAGGTGCTGTTTCATGATGAACTGAATGAGAGTACAAACACTCTAATccaggtgttttttttaaggggTTCAAGTGTGTAGCTGTGACTACATGTTGTCCATTTGGGTGTAACCACCTGTGTTGGAGAGTATCTGCTGTCTGTAGTAATCCTGACTTTTATCCCTCTGCAGAGGGCAGCTTTTGATAGTAACAATCCAAAGATCAAACAGCTATTATTGCATTATTCTTATTCTGAAACTTCTAATTGTTGTGCTCTTTTATACAGCAGGTGGCTCAGATGAAGGACAGGACTGGGAGATGACAAAGGTTGGTGGTTATATTTAATGTAAAAGGACTGTTAACATCCATCCGTCCAGCCATTAACAATACCTGCTTTGCCTCAgattcaaagaaaaataaaaagcaaacactggaAATCCTTTTTAATGGTTTTGTACTGGAAATATTATATGTAAAGACTATTAATTGTGAAAGCTGTCccatcattttttgtttgcatcTTGCTATTCCCATTGAAATGAACTTGGCTGGCAATTCCAGTATACCATTTCAGCCATAAATGAACCATTTcatgataaaatattaatttaatcCAAAGGAAATGTGATAAACATTCttgatcttttgttttgaagggCCTCTTATACGTGAACGTGGGTGTCAGTGGGGTGCATtatgtaatatttttcttttgtgtgttcttgtgtgtgtagAGTTTTGATATATTTGTACTCCCAATTACATCCCATTTATTGGAggtaaattcaaatttaaataacagaaccagaaaacaaacagtacacGTTTCCACTTATTGCTCTTCCTGACAAATAAACCAATGTTGGTAACAGCAGGTAATAATCTGTGCTTTGAGTATATAAAATGGACAGTTGATGAACAGTTGAGCTAATGCTCCACGACTGCctctttcagttttctgtcagtaCTTCAGAGGGACTGAATGGTTTAAGGATTTCTGGTTTCACTCCATCACACATAAGATTAAATCCTCTGTGATGTACCAGAGGGGAAATACCCTCCTGCTGAGTCTTAAAAGTGATACAAAGTTGTGTGAAATCCATTCTGAAATACACAGCCAGAGTGAGAGCACTAAAAACTAGATCACCCTACCTCCTCTCAGATGTGTACATCTGGAAGAAAACTGCCACTTTTTGCACATGTCATGAACTGCTGCATGATATTtctcattattactattattttttttacagtagaAATCATGGTATAACTGTGGGACTTTCTGAATCTCCTGTACATCATTTTTAGCATGGAGTCGTCGACCAAGTCACTCCTGAGTCTTCTAGGCGTCCTCGTAGGCGCTGGTCCCGTCGTATGGGCTCTCTGGAAGTTATGGTTAAATCTATGCTTGACCTCAGGCAGCTGGAGACCTTTGCTCACAAGAAAAACCCCAACTGTCACCCTCatgacagagtgagacagagcaCGTCCAGCCTCCAGGAGCCCACGGTATGCATAGATCTGTgtctaagagagagagagagagagagagagagagagagagagagagagacagagctgtTCATATGgctccatgtgtgtgtgattgcactGCTATGTCACCTATCATTTTCCACAGATGCAGTTGGAGGATAGAGCCAAGAGGCATCGGCCCTGGCCGCACGCTGACTGGCTGTCCTCTCACCCTTCCAAGGGCATCAGGGGGACTGATGGAGCTGTGCTGTACCCCGAGGAGAACATGGACAGTACAAGTCTACAGGGCAGGTAAATCCCCACTCGGTTCTCATGATTTCACTCAAGCAATCACAATGACCACTGAGAGAGAACAAAAGTACTTTTCTATTCTTGTTTTAGTGTTTCCCTCCCACCTCTGTTGCTCATTGTTTCCGCCTCTCTGTTGTCATACTCCAGTGATTATATGGTGAaggagcagcactgcaggaAGCAAGGCCGAGGGATCCGCATTGACAGCCAGGAAAGTCGCAGCCCAGACAGTGCTTGCTCTCTGGGCTACGACAGCAGGGAGTCCAGCCTGGATCGTGTCCTGGATGGTGAGGTCTTACTGTGATGACAGCAATAAAAGACATCataacagaaacatttaaagcaGTACACAATTATgatgtttttggggttttttttgcatgagAACCCAAGGTCACAAAAGTGAGGATTAGTACTTAGAGCCACTCCTGTACAATTGCACAATTTGAAAACACTTAAGACCCTTTGACTGACATTACTGTATGCTTCTCTTTTACCAAGACTGTACAGATTTCATCAAGATTGGACCATTTTTTCTACAAACAAAAGATGCCAAAATCCCACATTATTTCTTCACATAGTGGcttcactgaatgttttttcatctgtctcaATTTCTGATTcaagttaaaaatgtcttctcaAAGTGTGCGGAGTACTGGATTCAAAGTGAAAAGCTAAAATGTACATGAAAGCCACGATATCTCTACACCATACAGTAAAGCTGGGACCCGGAAAGAGGGATTTTAGTACACAGAGACTaggatttttttcagtttcagaccTGATAGAAATATGTCAGCTAATACTTTCACATAAGCCTCAGTGTTCTTGCTGGTCATTTGTTAAGGATTATCTGGTACCTACCTGCTGGGTGCAGTGGATGTCCCAAGGTCAAGGAGGGTTTGGA
Encoded here:
- the LOC124050973 gene encoding mitogen-activated protein kinase-binding protein 1-like isoform X3 yields the protein MRPVHVEIKLLKSCKRAVKRRGSLSFSAKIAALRQDDISPEVVGSCRRSAEDNERPAGTLGWWFVTAGAQQFSESASKMPGDGFTIKSRIRNLLRSPSTKNKKNRRENLTSKVTLEKVLGITASGNCGLACDPRSGLVAYPAGCVVVLLNPKKNRQQHIITSRKTITALSFSPDGKYLVTGESGHLPAVRLWDVAERRQVAELQMHKYGISCVAFSPNSKYIVSVGNQHDMIVNVWAWKKDVIVAANKVSSKVTGVSFSEDSSYFVTVGNRHVKFWYLDHCKATKASAPVPLLGRSGLLGELRNNFFCDVACGRGSTSDSTFCITSSGLLCEFNSKRMLDKWVDLQTGVAQSLSLSEDVIFCGCADGTVRTFNPVDLHFVCTLPRPHPLGSDVSAVTEASHLFTTKSDARYPDAIAVTYDPVSHWLSCVYNDHSLYVWDVRDVNRVGKVHSALFHAACVWDLEMFPDVPGELGAGLSPGAFLSCSADNTIRLWHMDGWTHSQNILSSNLLNIIYIDGNTSALLDPEYTTNVNADKPGDGQTAENRTGIRTICVSPDGKHLASGDRNGMLRVHDLSSIEEILKVEAHDAEILCLEYSKPETGLKLLATASRDRLIHVLDAEDDYSLVQTLDEHSSSITAVRFAANDNKVRMISCGADKSIYFRTAHKTDRGSEFRRSHHLVSKSTLYDMSVDPTCKYAAVGCQDRCIRIFNINSGKQKKLYKGSLSEDGSLLKVQLDPSGQYVAASCSDKNISIFDFYTGECVATMFGHAEIVTGMKFTSDCKHLISASGDSCIFVWRLAPELTISMREKLCQLRQNPNTPPCKTSSLRREVCSAPTLSGLSSDSDREAEEEDGAENDDHHDPEDIATITSSASDSSHGEEDTAGGSDEGQDWEMTKHGVVDQVTPESSRRPRRRWSRRMGSLEVMVKSMLDLRQLETFAHKKNPNCHPHDRVRQSTSSLQEPTMQLEDRAKRHRPWPHADWLSSHPSKGIRGTDGAVLYPEENMDSTSLQGSDYMVKEQHCRKQGRGIRIDSQESRSPDSACSLGYDSRESSLDRVLDDSADVESLGQDSSDEENEEREKEEPKAEVTSMDEALRTVTGTTDRSQEDFLKQNFETLAESCILAEQSTVPRLSMSSRFLARGHNNRGMSPFDIVHGKEQESHSAKPPVSKVRPLMEGSTEDKTPVSPGRSEGPKFDASERDCAAILRPLKKKKKSSGSHLWRLSNPPCKAQLPLDRATCLQKSHSVQNLASDSPHSPAPSSDRREMCKRPQQLFLGHDTSRPSFHFSSSSSGSPQSPQSPLPWESPKLKSQHSYMNPTASSMAKSSRSSSLGEGIHFSTPPCSPSLPKNRRSCGELEADPPLLTSSPVSALPSSVSSASCLLLNSSSATHPHPTATVTPSRFTQNIPPSRIPLPRQPLSPRRSLCLEVTPSSSWSGGPAEATTHTTESGCQITPAAGSQALVRNLSLSLDSSLPNSLPVKQKKGSVSERAKEPGQVAVAKECPLALEEAHTSSADPQPDQSITLETCRQAVTELHNSLRKTVMLYTTVLQSGQQPSEHHQEMRSILSETLMTVKAELDSLPHPTSQCEGPQVEQKVKDGGEKALALLEQYAELLLKSVERRLDTKT